One genomic window of Sarcophilus harrisii chromosome X, mSarHar1.11, whole genome shotgun sequence includes the following:
- the LOC116420286 gene encoding protein Wiz-like codes for MSSEGPRQSKPGPPAPKAQRPLCTLCGASFEAQTDLCRHVLSRHSRFLASHPEPSEAESGEAPTDQPPERRQQKGKRSGPRPLSHPRAKKSVSSKGAAASPRPGPLTLSKAVERPPETRTSKAVKSLPGCSTTGLSHPPGSPLLKKGPPAFSGPPPPKNSEDRSPLPGSSKAQCPQPEDEGPLNLSLDGDLGRELDGLLSRAHFETTKDPSPQARAHLPQPGMSHPEAKGSPIDSGFHTRLPAQREGQAEPGRPEFSARWPPAMAPLLLSPPLAKKPKPRVSGEAGLPGKWDLPANAFWAPVMELALLSLSSDTGPAQHIGCELCGQLFDNAHGLASHANSHLQEMGVREWHVNNSPIDTLAEILKSQTQAQAGGPPDPTSPGPKAGAEAMGGGPGDSLEAPSAAEPHVPPPARKWDPSSDPLGLSLTTSSHSTARRKFPGRSLHSLQEKLKSEPRRVEIKQETLVVGLQDKGRPSDGPGSPREDKAPQNLASWAEPVQDIRCQLCGEFFRDRRGLSCHARFHLRRMGVTEWYGSPIDKLQEILEKRANVGLIKKKPTPTELPCPRGEDGPKSPGKGPLALSLTPLPRNPDKPRPDSANRGQKMTLSPLLSDPIAGFLTPLRTKRPPPDDQLLHGEKKTKTCTCREPPIKTEPIPSQSSHAPREARCELCRLHFENRQALASHAQAHLRQLGVTGWRLKGSPIETLREWIKRNPQKGRAYRSHIPGGRPPLGMSHHSRPKRDGDKRVPLTWAPNRLTLTDKPLGSESGPGEGGRAGDGGTGPLVASPPAVVKAEENQCHNVHHGGGQQAWPSRGEAATDSQQTLVPRRQPPPRALPTNSLLPPSVLSRLRGPWYTLKCRFRKVQFQGPLSIQKEWIHHLQRHILERSSSRAEPGPVAPEAPEAQ; via the exons ATGTCCTCGGAGGGTCCCCGCCAGAGCAAACCAGGGCCCCCGGCCCCCAAAGCCCAGAGACCGTTGTGTACGCTGTGCGGGGCTAGTTTTGAGGCCCAAACAGACCTTTGCCGCCATGTCCTCTCCCGCCATTCGCGCTTCCTCGCGTCGCACCCCGAGCCGTCCGAGGCTGAGAGCGGCGAGGCTCCCACCGACCAGCCCCCTGAAAGGAGGCAGCAGAAGGGAAAACGGAGCGGCCCCCGGCCCCTGTCCCATCCCCGGGCCAAGAAATCGGTCTCCTCAAAGGGGGCAGCTGCCTCTCCCCGCCCAGGCCCGTTGACCCTCAGCAAGGCGGTTGAAAGACCCCCGGAGACCCGCACCAGTAAGGCCGTCAAGTCACTCCCCGGCTGCTCAACCACGGGCCTTTCCCACCCCCCAGGCTCCCCTCTCCTCAAAAAGGGGCCGCCTGCTTTCTCGGGGCCTCCCCCACCCAAAAACTCTGAGGACAGGAGCCCCCTGCCGGGCTCCTCGAAGGCGCAGTGCCCACAGCCAGAAGATGAAGGCCCCCTAAACCTGTCTTTAGACGGTGATTTGGGCAGAGAGCTTGATGGCCTCTTGTCCAGAGCCCACTTTGAGACCACAAAGGACCCATCCCCTCAGGCCAGAGCCCACCTGCCCCAGCCAGGGATGAGCCACCCGGAGGCCAAGGGATCCCCTATAGACTCGGGATTCCACACCCGCCTCCCAGCGCAGCGGGAGGGGCAGGCAGAGCCCGGGCGGCCTGAGTTTTCGGCCCGCTGGCCCCCGGCCATGGCCCCCTTGCTGCTCTCCCCCCCACTGGCCAAGAAGCCCAAGCCCAGGGTGTCGGGGGAGGCCGGCCTTCCGGGGAAGTGGGATCTCCCTGCCAATGCATTCTGGGCCCCAGTCATGGAACTGGCTCTTCTCAGTCTCTCATCAGACACAGGACCAGCCCAGCACATCGGCTGTGAGCTCTGTGGGCAGCTTTTTGATAATGCACATGGTCTGGCAAGCCACGCGAACTCCCATCTGCAGGAGATGGGGGTGAGGGAGTGGCACGTCAACAACTCGCCTATTGACACCCTGGCCGAAATCCTGAAGAGCCAGACCCAGGCTCAGGCCGGGGGGCCTCCTGACCCAACCTCCCCGGGCCCAAAGGCAGGGGCCGAGGCAATGGGGGGGGGCCCTGGTGACTCCCTGGAGGCTCCAAGTGCTGCGGAACCGCACGTCCCGCCCCCTGCCAGGAAGTGGGACCCATCTAGCGACCCCCTGGGCCTCTCACTAACCACCTCTTCTCACTCAACTGCTCGGAGGAAGTTCCCGGGTCGGTCACTTCACTCCCTTCAGGAGAAACTCAAGTCCGAACCGAGGAGAGTGGAGATCAAACAGGAGACGTTGGTTGTAGGCCTGCAGGATAAAGGACGCCCATCTGATGGGCCCGGGTCACCTCGCGAGGACAAGGCACCCCAGAACCTAG CTTCCTGGGCTGAGCCGGTCCAGGACATCCGCTGTCAGCTCTGTGGCGAGTTCTTTAGGGACCGAAGGGGCCTCTCCTGCCACGCGCGCTTCCACCTGCGGCGCATGGGGGTGACCGAGTGGTACGGCTCGCCCATTGACAAGCTCCAAGAGATCCTGGAGAAGAGGGCCAACGTGGGGCTCATTAAGAAGAAGCCCACCCCCACCGAGCTGCCCTGTCCCCGGGGGGAGGATGGGCCCAAATCCCCTGGGAAAGGGCCTCTGGCCCTGTCTTTAACCCCATTGCCCCGCAATCCTGACAAACCCAGGCCTGACTCTGCCAACAGAGGCCAGAAAATGACCCTCTCGCCTCTTCTCTCTGACCCAATTGCCGGTTTCCTCACTCCCTTGAGGACAAAACGGCCGCCGCCCGATGACCAACTTCTCCATGGGGAGAAGAAGACCAAGACCTGTACATGCCGGGAGCCGCCCATCAAGACGGAGCCCATTCCCAGCCAAAGCTCCCACGCTCCCAGGGAAGCCCGGTGTGAGCTGTGCAGGCTCCATTTTGAGAATCGCCAGGCACTGGCCAGCCACGCTCAAGCTCACCTGCGGCAACTTGGGGTGACAGGATGGCGTTTGAAGGGCTCCCCAATTGAGACCCTGAGGGAGTGGATCAAGCGGAACCCCCAGAAGGGGAGGGCCTACCGCAGCCACATTCCAGGTGGCCGCCCCCCCCTGGGGATGAGCCACCATTCCCGCCCCAAACGAGATGGGGACAAACGAGTGCCCCTCACCTGGGCTCCCAATCGCCTCACGCTAACCGATAAGCCCCTGGGGAGTGAATCCGGGCCGGGGGAAGGGGGCCGGGCGGGAGATGGGGGCACAGGACCCCTGGTCGCCTCACCTCCAGCTGTGGTGAAGGCAGAGGAAAACCAGTGTCACAATGTCCATCACGGTGGGGGCCAACAAGCCTGGCCTTCTCGTGGGGAGGCGGCCACTGACTCTCAGCAGACACTGGTCCCCAGGCGACAGCCACCTCCCAGAGCACTGCCTACCAACTCCCTGCTCCCCCCAAGCGTTCTTTCACGTTTGAGGGGCCCGTGGTACACCCTGAAATGCAGGTTCCGCAAAGTGCAGTTCCAGGGTCCCCTCTCCATCCAGAAGGAGTGGATTCACCATCTCCAGAGGCACATCCTGGAAAGGAGCTCCTCCAGGGCAGAGCCCGGGCCTGTGGCGCCTGAGGCCCCCGAGGCCCAGTAA